From Aquabacter sp. L1I39, the proteins below share one genomic window:
- a CDS encoding ABC transporter substrate-binding protein has translation MSALTRRALLAGAFALAAGPARATAPRVATLDWALLETLLAMGIVPVAAAELVLFRTVAVEPPVPDSVRDIGLRGLPSFEALRLADPDLIFSSAFYALSEPQLRLVAPVETITIYERGGAPLARARQAALRLAEACGRPAAASGLVARTEEGLDACRRAVAPHSDRPLLVINLGDARHFRVFGRDSIFGEVLARLGLANAWTGNTSYSASAPVGLETLAAYPDAGLVILPPVPPDAQRVLPQSALWQALPSVRDRQVRVLAPVNPFGGLPTAGRFARLLTASLAAPEGAGLG, from the coding sequence GTGAGCGCCCTCACCCGCCGCGCGCTGCTCGCGGGCGCCTTCGCCTTGGCGGCCGGGCCCGCACGCGCCACCGCGCCGCGCGTCGCCACCCTGGACTGGGCGCTGCTGGAGACCCTGCTGGCCATGGGCATCGTGCCGGTGGCAGCGGCGGAGCTGGTCCTGTTCCGCACCGTGGCGGTGGAGCCGCCGGTGCCGGACAGCGTGCGGGACATTGGCCTGCGGGGCCTGCCGAGCTTCGAGGCGCTGCGGCTGGCCGATCCGGACCTGATCTTCAGCTCCGCTTTCTATGCCCTGTCGGAACCGCAATTGCGCCTGGTCGCGCCCGTGGAGACCATCACCATCTACGAGCGGGGCGGCGCGCCGCTGGCACGGGCGCGGCAGGCGGCGCTCCGCCTCGCCGAGGCGTGCGGACGGCCCGCAGCGGCGTCCGGCCTTGTGGCCCGCACGGAAGAGGGTCTGGACGCCTGCCGGCGCGCGGTGGCGCCCCATTCGGATCGCCCCCTGCTCGTCATCAATCTGGGCGATGCCCGCCATTTCCGCGTCTTCGGCCGCGACAGCATCTTCGGCGAGGTGCTGGCCCGCCTCGGCCTTGCCAATGCCTGGACGGGCAACACCTCCTATTCCGCCTCCGCCCCCGTGGGACTGGAGACGCTGGCTGCCTATCCGGATGCGGGCCTCGTCATCCTGCCCCCGGTGCCGCCCGACGCTCAGCGCGTGCTGCCCCAGAGCGCGCTGTGGCAGGCTTTGCCGAGCGTCCGGGACCGGCAGGTACGGGTCCTGGCGCCAGTCAACCCGTTCGGCGGCCTGCCGACGGCGGGGCGGTTCGCCCGCCTGTTGACGGCGAGCCTTGCCGCGCCGGAGGGTGCGGGCCTTGGCTGA
- the fhuB gene encoding Fe(3+)-hydroxamate ABC transporter permease FhuB, producing the protein MSLSSMPCPRRGAPIWAGLCALAAGLFLVTLFHRPALPGDAEMARRLADVLLWYSLLPRAATALLAGAALGLSGALLQRVLRNPIADPSTLGIASGAQLALTLALGFAPGLLGWSREGVAFAGGAIAVSLVLAMSLRRRLDPVTVVISGMTVSLMAAAAASAIVLARGEYVLSVFIWGAGSLHQQNWSGALSIGTSLLVGGALAALLSRPLAVLSLDDAGARSLGVALLAVRVAVIALAVGLAATVISEVGVIGFVGLAAPAFARISGARTPGQMLLRAPLVGALLLSIPDGLVQVLGGAAGDAMPTGAAVGLIGGPVLLWLLPRVTATTPPAPASEAMPRRRARPGRGLLVLTTGTVGLGMLSLAFGSDGHGWFLATGALFDDLLPFRAPRIAAAAMAGGLLGAAGGLLQRLTGNPLAGPEVLGVSAGGGAGMALALILLDAPGMGVLMAGSAAGALAALLFILVIGAWTGFGPERMLLAGVALGCMCLAILSAVFAAGGWSTFILLAWLAGSTDRVGMHEAAILAGGGLLLLAPLPLLARWLDILPLGGPTARALGLPLTASRLVLSLLAALMTALASFFVGPLSLAGLLAPHLARLLGFVRPVPFLAASVLLGAVLLILADWLGRNVAFPYQIPVGFFAALIGGPYLIFLLQRGGARHG; encoded by the coding sequence ATGAGCCTTTCGTCCATGCCCTGCCCCCGTCGCGGCGCGCCCATCTGGGCGGGCCTGTGCGCCCTGGCGGCGGGCCTGTTCCTCGTCACCCTGTTCCACCGACCCGCCTTGCCGGGAGACGCGGAGATGGCGCGCCGCCTGGCAGATGTGCTGCTCTGGTACAGCCTGCTGCCCCGCGCCGCGACCGCGCTGCTGGCCGGCGCGGCGCTCGGCCTGTCCGGCGCGCTGCTCCAGCGCGTGCTGCGTAATCCCATCGCAGACCCTTCCACGCTCGGCATCGCCTCGGGCGCACAGCTTGCCCTCACCCTTGCCCTCGGCTTCGCGCCGGGCCTGCTCGGCTGGTCCCGGGAGGGTGTCGCCTTTGCGGGCGGGGCGATCGCCGTCTCGCTCGTGCTCGCCATGAGCCTGAGACGGCGGCTCGATCCCGTCACCGTGGTCATCTCCGGCATGACGGTTTCGCTGATGGCGGCGGCCGCCGCCTCGGCCATCGTCCTGGCACGGGGCGAGTATGTGCTCTCGGTTTTCATCTGGGGGGCGGGGTCGCTGCATCAGCAGAACTGGTCCGGCGCGCTCTCCATCGGCACCAGCCTCCTGGTGGGCGGTGCCCTCGCCGCGCTGCTGTCGCGGCCGCTCGCCGTCCTCAGCCTCGACGATGCGGGCGCGCGCAGCCTCGGCGTCGCGCTGCTGGCGGTGCGCGTCGCGGTGATCGCACTCGCGGTGGGACTGGCCGCAACGGTGATCTCGGAGGTCGGCGTCATCGGCTTCGTCGGGCTTGCCGCGCCTGCCTTTGCGCGCATTTCGGGCGCGCGTACCCCCGGGCAGATGCTGCTGCGCGCGCCGCTAGTTGGCGCCTTGCTGCTGTCCATCCCAGACGGCTTGGTGCAGGTGCTGGGTGGCGCGGCGGGCGACGCCATGCCCACCGGGGCGGCGGTGGGGCTGATCGGCGGTCCGGTCCTGCTCTGGCTCCTGCCGCGCGTGACCGCGACGACGCCCCCCGCGCCCGCGTCCGAGGCGATGCCCCGCCGCCGCGCTCGGCCGGGCCGTGGACTGCTGGTCCTCACCACGGGCACGGTGGGGCTCGGCATGCTCTCGCTCGCCTTTGGCAGCGATGGGCACGGCTGGTTTCTCGCCACCGGCGCCCTGTTCGACGACCTCCTTCCCTTCCGCGCGCCGCGCATCGCCGCCGCCGCCATGGCGGGCGGGCTGCTGGGCGCGGCTGGCGGGTTGCTCCAAAGGCTCACCGGCAACCCTCTGGCCGGCCCGGAAGTGCTGGGCGTGAGCGCAGGCGGCGGTGCGGGAATGGCGCTGGCGCTGATCCTGCTGGACGCCCCCGGCATGGGCGTGCTCATGGCGGGAAGCGCGGCCGGAGCGCTCGCCGCTCTCCTCTTTATCCTCGTCATCGGTGCCTGGACGGGCTTCGGGCCGGAACGGATGCTGCTGGCCGGCGTGGCGCTCGGCTGCATGTGCCTCGCCATCCTCTCCGCGGTCTTCGCCGCCGGCGGCTGGAGCACCTTCATCCTCCTCGCCTGGCTCGCCGGCAGCACAGACCGGGTGGGCATGCACGAGGCAGCCATCCTCGCCGGCGGCGGACTTCTGCTGCTCGCACCCTTGCCGCTGCTCGCCCGCTGGCTGGACATCCTGCCGCTGGGCGGGCCGACCGCTCGCGCCCTGGGCCTGCCGCTCACCGCGAGCCGCCTCGTGCTCTCGCTGCTCGCGGCGTTGATGACCGCCCTCGCCAGCTTCTTCGTCGGCCCGCTCAGCCTTGCGGGCTTGCTGGCGCCACATCTTGCGCGGCTTCTGGGTTTCGTGCGGCCGGTCCCCTTCCTGGCGGCCTCGGTGCTGCTCGGCGCGGTCCTGCTCATCCTCGCCGACTGGCTGGGGCGCAACGTCGCCTTCCCCTATCAGATCCCCGTGGGCTTCTTCGCCGCCTTGATCGGCGGTCCCTATCTCATCTTCCTGCTCCAGCGTGGAGGCGCACGCCATGGCTGA
- a CDS encoding siderophore-interacting protein, translating into MADLLMARAQVRLPDPLATIQALEAHFAGHATVRTTGEGAVVEAPQFGRLTLRAHGETFIVACESPNALALGFLKMVTAEGFVRHAPSGCGPLVWTGDGTDGGLPFFRAMEVVASYPVTRRMRRVILRGDAGHFTGPGLHVRVLIPPRGRRPVWPHAGVDGRIVFPEGADALVPRVYTVRAVDTVAGTIAIDAVLHEGDCPGATWAREAAPGDAVGLLGPGGARPEPGSWNLFAGDETALPAIARLLEALPAQSVAVVRIEVADAAEQQVLATPARLDLRYLPRDGRPAGRAGLLPAAIRDLAFPVDLATARAFVGCEQAEAREIRSFLTKEAGFDKAHRMVAAYWRLGHAGVDIGD; encoded by the coding sequence ATGGCTGATCTCCTGATGGCCCGCGCGCAGGTTCGCCTGCCCGATCCGCTCGCCACCATCCAAGCCCTGGAGGCCCATTTCGCAGGCCATGCGACGGTGCGGACCACCGGAGAGGGGGCGGTGGTCGAGGCGCCGCAGTTCGGCCGCCTCACGCTGCGCGCGCATGGCGAGACATTCATCGTCGCCTGCGAGAGCCCCAACGCCCTAGCGCTCGGCTTTCTCAAGATGGTCACGGCGGAGGGCTTCGTCCGGCACGCTCCAAGCGGCTGCGGGCCTCTGGTGTGGACCGGCGACGGCACCGATGGGGGCCTGCCCTTCTTCCGCGCCATGGAGGTGGTGGCGAGCTATCCGGTGACGCGGCGCATGCGCCGTGTGATCCTGCGCGGCGATGCTGGCCACTTCACCGGCCCAGGCCTGCATGTGCGCGTCCTGATCCCGCCGCGCGGGCGCAGGCCGGTGTGGCCGCATGCGGGGGTGGACGGGCGCATCGTCTTTCCGGAGGGCGCGGACGCGCTGGTGCCGCGCGTCTATACGGTGCGCGCAGTGGACACGGTGGCCGGCACCATCGCCATCGACGCCGTGCTCCACGAGGGCGACTGCCCCGGCGCCACCTGGGCGCGGGAGGCGGCACCGGGCGATGCGGTGGGCCTGCTCGGCCCCGGTGGCGCCCGGCCCGAACCGGGGTCCTGGAACTTGTTTGCAGGCGACGAGACCGCGCTGCCGGCCATCGCCCGCCTGCTGGAAGCTCTGCCGGCGCAGAGCGTGGCGGTGGTGCGCATCGAAGTTGCGGATGCGGCCGAGCAGCAGGTTCTCGCCACACCTGCCCGGCTTGACCTGCGCTATCTCCCCCGCGACGGCCGTCCGGCGGGCCGCGCGGGCCTGCTGCCGGCGGCGATCCGAGACCTTGCCTTTCCTGTGGACCTCGCCACCGCCCGCGCCTTTGTCGGCTGCGAGCAGGCCGAAGCCCGGGAGATCCGCAGTTTCCTCACGAAGGAGGCCGGCTTCGACAAGGCGCACCGCATGGTCGCCGCCTATTGGCGCCTCGGTCATGCGGGCGTGGACATCGGGGACTGA
- a CDS encoding ABC transporter ATP-binding protein: MLKQFAAYYAPYRGLFLLDFSCAILSGLLELGFPMAVALFVDHLLPAQDWGLIVAAAIGLLAIYLVNTGLMAIVTYWGHMLGINIETEMRRRAFDHVQKLSFSFFDNHKTGHLVAKLTKNLEEVGEVAHHGPEDVFLAVMTFIGAFALMLTVNVHLALITGAIVPVVAWATTHYGREMTDNFRTLFGRVGAFNARIEENVGGIRVVQAFANEDHERQLFAADNGLYRTTKLAAYKLMAGNLALSYLGMRLTQVVVMLAGTWFVIRGDLSNGGFVSFLLLVGVFFRPLEKIAAVVEIYPKGIAGFRSYLDFLATRPDVADRPGARPLGPVRGEIRYEDVSFGYTAGKSVLNHLSVQIQAGETVAFVGPSGAGKTTLCSLLPRFYEPTSGRITIDGTDVRDVTLASLRRSIGIVQQDVFLFAGTIRENIAYGRLDADEANIREAARKARLDEMIAGLPAGLDTLIGERGVKLSGGQKQRLAIARMFLKDPPILILDEATSALDSETEFEIQKALAALSEGRTTLVIAHRLSTVRNADRIIVVTREGVAEQGAHRDLMAAGGLYSRLVQTQFAV; encoded by the coding sequence ATCCTGAAACAGTTCGCCGCCTATTATGCGCCCTACCGGGGCCTGTTCCTGCTGGATTTCTCCTGCGCCATCCTGTCCGGGCTTCTGGAACTGGGCTTTCCCATGGCGGTCGCCCTGTTCGTCGACCACCTTCTGCCCGCGCAGGACTGGGGGTTGATCGTTGCCGCCGCCATCGGCCTGCTGGCCATCTACCTGGTCAATACCGGGTTGATGGCCATCGTGACCTATTGGGGGCACATGCTCGGCATCAATATCGAGACCGAGATGCGCCGGCGCGCCTTCGACCATGTGCAGAAGCTGTCCTTTTCGTTCTTTGACAATCACAAAACCGGCCATCTGGTTGCCAAGCTGACGAAGAATCTCGAGGAGGTCGGCGAGGTCGCCCATCACGGGCCAGAGGACGTGTTCCTGGCGGTCATGACTTTCATCGGCGCCTTCGCGCTGATGCTGACGGTCAATGTGCACCTGGCCCTGATCACCGGCGCCATCGTGCCGGTCGTGGCCTGGGCCACCACCCATTACGGGCGGGAGATGACGGACAATTTCCGTACCCTGTTCGGCCGTGTCGGCGCCTTCAATGCCCGGATCGAGGAGAATGTGGGCGGCATCCGCGTGGTGCAGGCGTTTGCGAACGAGGACCATGAGCGCCAGTTGTTCGCCGCCGACAACGGCCTCTACCGCACCACCAAGCTTGCCGCCTACAAGCTCATGGCCGGAAATCTCGCGCTGAGCTATCTAGGCATGCGCCTCACCCAGGTGGTCGTGATGCTGGCGGGCACCTGGTTCGTCATCCGGGGCGATCTCAGCAATGGCGGCTTCGTCAGCTTCCTGCTGCTGGTGGGCGTGTTCTTCCGCCCCCTGGAGAAGATCGCCGCGGTAGTGGAAATCTATCCCAAGGGCATAGCGGGCTTTCGCTCCTATCTGGATTTCCTCGCCACCCGGCCGGACGTGGCGGACCGCCCCGGCGCGCGCCCGCTGGGCCCGGTTCGGGGCGAAATCCGCTACGAGGATGTCAGCTTCGGCTATACTGCCGGGAAGAGCGTCCTGAACCATCTCAGCGTCCAAATCCAAGCGGGCGAGACGGTGGCCTTTGTCGGCCCCTCGGGCGCGGGAAAGACTACGCTCTGCTCTCTGTTGCCGCGCTTCTATGAGCCGACCTCGGGGCGCATCACCATCGACGGCACCGATGTGCGTGACGTGACCCTCGCCTCGCTCCGCCGCAGCATCGGCATCGTGCAGCAGGACGTGTTCCTGTTCGCCGGTACCATTCGCGAGAATATCGCCTATGGACGGCTCGACGCCGACGAAGCGAACATCCGCGAGGCCGCCCGCAAGGCCCGGCTGGATGAGATGATCGCCGGCCTTCCGGCGGGGCTCGACACCCTCATTGGGGAGCGCGGCGTGAAGCTGTCCGGCGGCCAGAAGCAGCGCCTCGCCATCGCCCGCATGTTCCTGAAGGACCCGCCCATCCTGATCCTCGACGAGGCCACCTCGGCGCTCGACAGCGAAACGGAATTCGAGATCCAGAAGGCGCTCGCGGCGCTCTCCGAGGGGCGCACCACGCTGGTGATCGCCCATCGCCTCTCCACCGTGCGCAATGCCGACCGCATCATCGTCGTGACCCGGGAAGGTGTGGCGGAACAGGGGGCCCATCGCGACCTGATGGCAGCGGGCGGTCTCTATTCCCGGCTGGTGCAGACACAGTTCGCGGTCTGA
- a CDS encoding ABC transporter ATP-binding protein: protein MSEQLLTVDGLTAGYISGVDIIADVSLFIRRGEVVALLGRNGAGKSTLIRTLSGQLRARTGTVMLSAQNVSSVPADQIVLAGVATVPEGRRVFPTMTVQENLTLGAYGRSRGLFASADLTRIYDIYPRLAERRNQLAGTLSGGEQQMVAMGRALMADPILLLMDEPSMGLAPMLIEGVFDMIDRLARTGMTILLVEQNAASALDVADRAYVLERGRIVQSGTADELSRSADIQAHYLGTQDA, encoded by the coding sequence ATGAGTGAGCAACTCCTGACGGTGGATGGACTGACTGCCGGCTATATTTCCGGTGTCGACATCATCGCCGATGTGTCGTTGTTCATTCGGCGCGGCGAGGTGGTGGCACTGCTCGGCCGCAATGGCGCCGGCAAGTCCACTCTCATCCGCACCTTGAGCGGCCAGCTTCGGGCCCGCACGGGTACCGTGATGCTCAGCGCACAGAATGTGTCGAGCGTCCCCGCCGACCAGATCGTGCTGGCCGGCGTCGCCACCGTGCCGGAAGGCCGGCGGGTCTTTCCCACCATGACGGTGCAGGAAAACCTCACGCTCGGCGCCTATGGCCGCAGCCGCGGCCTGTTCGCCAGCGCCGACCTGACGCGAATCTACGACATCTATCCGCGCCTCGCCGAGCGCCGGAACCAGCTGGCAGGAACCCTTTCCGGCGGCGAGCAGCAGATGGTGGCCATGGGCCGCGCGCTGATGGCCGATCCCATCCTGCTGCTCATGGACGAGCCGTCCATGGGGCTCGCGCCCATGCTCATCGAGGGCGTGTTTGACATGATCGACCGGCTCGCGCGCACCGGCATGACCATATTGTTGGTCGAGCAGAACGCGGCCTCCGCCCTGGACGTCGCCGACCGTGCCTATGTGCTGGAGCGCGGCCGCATCGTGCAGTCAGGCACGGCCGATGAACTCAGTCGCAGCGCCGATATCCAGGCCCACTATCTCGGCACCCAAGACGCTTGA
- a CDS encoding ABC transporter substrate-binding protein, whose translation MLSGPVLAKEIKVGFFCPMSGAVAVYGNDSMRAIQFGLDEMAKSGALGKNTIKLIPADSAGNPAQAAQAVQRMIDADEVMAVLGGCTSPETAAVVEMTEPAKVPLLSHLAQDTNLTQKGNKWFARIAQSAKVFASSAAEWSIEKQKAKSIYILARNDNYGQSLADAFEAKAKELGVNVAGRVAYEPAGKEFKPILARMMETKPDLVSILGFYTDTGLIVKQMGELQIKVPVFANTSPALSQFRDIAGPAANGAYGALYYYPGSIDSPRGAEFIKAWKAKFDREPTQYEGMGYDGIYVLADAISRADKAGKLNSEGIRDALLTTKDYSGATGEITILPNGDVKRPLPFVQLEDGQLKLDYLIK comes from the coding sequence ATGCTCAGCGGGCCTGTGCTCGCCAAGGAGATCAAGGTCGGCTTCTTCTGCCCCATGTCGGGGGCGGTGGCCGTCTATGGCAACGATTCCATGCGCGCCATCCAGTTCGGACTGGACGAAATGGCCAAGTCCGGCGCGCTGGGCAAGAACACCATCAAGCTCATCCCCGCCGACAGCGCCGGCAACCCGGCCCAGGCCGCGCAGGCGGTGCAGCGCATGATCGACGCCGACGAAGTGATGGCGGTGCTGGGGGGCTGCACCAGCCCGGAGACGGCGGCCGTTGTTGAAATGACCGAGCCGGCCAAGGTGCCGCTGCTCTCCCACCTCGCCCAGGACACCAACCTGACCCAGAAGGGCAACAAGTGGTTCGCCCGCATCGCCCAGAGCGCGAAAGTGTTCGCCTCCAGCGCCGCGGAATGGAGCATCGAGAAGCAGAAGGCGAAGTCGATCTACATCCTCGCCCGCAACGACAATTACGGCCAGTCGCTCGCCGATGCGTTCGAGGCCAAGGCCAAGGAATTGGGGGTCAATGTGGCCGGTCGCGTCGCCTACGAGCCGGCCGGCAAGGAGTTCAAGCCCATCCTCGCCCGCATGATGGAGACCAAGCCGGACCTCGTCTCCATCCTCGGCTTCTATACCGATACCGGGCTGATCGTGAAGCAGATGGGCGAGTTGCAGATCAAGGTGCCCGTGTTCGCCAATACGTCGCCGGCGCTCAGCCAGTTCAGGGACATTGCCGGCCCCGCCGCCAATGGCGCCTATGGCGCGCTTTATTACTATCCCGGTTCCATCGACAGCCCGCGCGGCGCCGAGTTCATCAAGGCCTGGAAGGCGAAGTTCGACCGCGAGCCCACCCAGTATGAGGGCATGGGCTATGACGGGATCTATGTCCTGGCCGACGCCATCAGCCGCGCGGACAAGGCTGGCAAGCTGAATTCCGAGGGCATCCGCGACGCGCTGCTCACCACCAAGGACTATTCCGGCGCCACCGGCGAGATCACCATCCTGCCCAATGGCGATGTGAAGCGCCCGTTGCCTTTCGTGCAGCTGGAAGATGGTCAGCTCAAGCTCGACTATCTGATCAAGTGA
- a CDS encoding branched-chain amino acid ABC transporter permease: protein MNLAIQILSGLAVGCIYGLVALGFSMIFRAMGLVNFAQGDIMMVGAFLGYTAFLVLPDAPFLLVLLIAMAGAALLGAVIERLAFRPAVQRKADQIYLVLLTLGIGMVLSNGARLLWGADPVVYPTPLTHEVIMVASYPLPAVYLYILAIMPVLLVALHLFFRRTWLGLAMRGAADDPATAATFGVSSAAAATWAFAIASAVGALAGVLYAPITYVSFDMGIVGVKAFAAAVIGTLGSIPGAVVGGLIIGLGETIGAQFLATEYQDSIAFLIMIAILLVKPTGLFPSGART, encoded by the coding sequence GTGAACCTCGCAATCCAGATCCTGAGCGGCCTCGCCGTAGGGTGCATCTACGGCCTCGTCGCGCTGGGCTTCAGCATGATCTTCCGGGCCATGGGGCTCGTGAACTTCGCCCAGGGCGACATCATGATGGTGGGCGCCTTCCTCGGCTACACCGCCTTCCTGGTCCTGCCCGACGCGCCCTTCCTCCTGGTGCTGCTTATCGCCATGGCGGGGGCGGCTTTGCTTGGCGCGGTCATCGAGCGCCTGGCCTTCCGGCCGGCGGTCCAGCGCAAGGCGGACCAAATCTATCTGGTCCTCCTCACCCTCGGCATCGGCATGGTGCTGTCCAACGGCGCCCGCCTTTTATGGGGCGCCGATCCGGTGGTGTATCCGACACCGCTGACCCACGAGGTCATCATGGTGGCGTCCTATCCGCTGCCGGCGGTGTATCTCTACATCCTCGCCATCATGCCGGTGCTCCTGGTGGCCCTGCACCTGTTCTTCCGCCGCACCTGGCTGGGTCTTGCCATGCGAGGGGCAGCGGATGATCCGGCAACCGCCGCCACGTTCGGCGTCAGCAGCGCCGCCGCCGCCACCTGGGCGTTCGCCATCGCCTCGGCGGTGGGTGCGCTGGCCGGCGTGCTCTACGCGCCCATTACCTATGTCTCGTTCGACATGGGCATTGTCGGCGTGAAGGCTTTTGCCGCCGCCGTCATCGGCACCTTGGGCAGCATTCCCGGCGCGGTGGTGGGCGGGCTCATCATCGGGCTTGGAGAGACCATTGGCGCGCAGTTCCTGGCCACCGAATACCAGGACAGCATCGCCTTCCTCATCATGATCGCGATCCTACTGGTCAAGCCGACCGGTTTATTCCCGTCCGGGGCGCGCACATGA
- a CDS encoding branched-chain amino acid ABC transporter permease — MNPISTTTTTTTTAPSAARFGLGAHGKDWLAFALIIAGFAALPLLGGGFTLYLGCIIIYFAIAALGLQIMVGFAGQLSLGHAAFIGIGAYGTVIAEQRLGLSFVPASLIGTLAATLAGLVMAQLIRLSGIYFKIATFGFGIIVHQVMTNWVGLTGGTAGLKGIQPIEILGFSFASRIWLYRLELGALVVIYALLLRLTHGRIGRAFRALGQNEAAARSIGVRTTLYRMAAITLGCAIAGFAGTFMPHVMRFVSPETFNWHESLVLLIMITVGGLASLPGAIIGAVVMIALPEYMRELAEYKMLAYGLLLIVCLTLMPKGVAGAVDGVWRRVIGRGA; from the coding sequence ATGAACCCAATCTCCACCACAACCACCACAACCACCACAGCCCCGAGCGCCGCACGCTTTGGCCTCGGCGCTCATGGCAAGGATTGGCTGGCCTTTGCCCTCATCATCGCCGGGTTCGCGGCGCTGCCCCTGCTGGGCGGTGGCTTCACGCTCTATCTCGGCTGCATCATCATCTATTTCGCCATCGCGGCGCTCGGCCTGCAGATCATGGTCGGGTTTGCCGGCCAGCTCTCGCTCGGCCACGCCGCCTTCATCGGCATCGGCGCCTATGGCACGGTCATCGCCGAGCAGCGGCTCGGCCTCTCCTTCGTGCCGGCCAGCCTGATCGGCACGCTGGCCGCGACGCTCGCCGGGCTGGTGATGGCGCAGCTGATCCGGCTGTCGGGCATCTATTTCAAGATCGCCACCTTCGGCTTCGGCATCATCGTCCATCAGGTCATGACCAACTGGGTCGGCCTCACCGGCGGCACGGCAGGGCTGAAGGGCATCCAGCCCATCGAGATCCTCGGTTTTTCCTTCGCGAGCCGCATCTGGCTCTATCGCCTGGAACTGGGCGCGCTTGTGGTCATCTATGCCCTGCTGCTGCGGCTCACCCACGGGCGCATCGGCCGGGCGTTCCGGGCGCTGGGGCAGAACGAGGCGGCGGCGCGTAGCATCGGCGTGCGCACCACGCTCTACCGCATGGCCGCCATCACGCTTGGCTGCGCCATCGCCGGTTTCGCGGGCACCTTTATGCCTCATGTGATGCGATTCGTGAGCCCGGAGACCTTCAACTGGCATGAATCCCTGGTGCTGCTCATCATGATCACCGTGGGCGGGCTCGCCAGCCTGCCCGGCGCCATCATCGGCGCTGTGGTCATGATCGCGCTGCCGGAATACATGCGCGAGCTCGCCGAGTACAAGATGCTGGCCTATGGGCTGCTGCTGATCGTCTGCCTCACCTTGATGCCCAAGGGTGTGGCGGGGGCGGTCGATGGGGTGTGGCGGCGCGTGATCGGGAGGGGCGCATGA
- a CDS encoding ABC transporter ATP-binding protein: protein MSTTAPSVLELRGVTRKFGGLVAVNDLSMTVAAGSIHGLIGPNGAGKSTAFDLISGLTRISAGHVLFSGADVTATSPEYRVRLGLARTFQTPRLFEQMSVIETVMTGTHIHGRMGFLGSLFAVGAKAREEAQTRASAQDLLTRVGLGDDGGKLVTELSYGRRRLVEIARALATRPRILLLDEVTSGLNPSETDAIGALIRALAAEGMTVVLVEHDMRFVMALCQTITVLNFGSQIANGPPQAVSRNADVITAYLGQPKSGGLTRGEMRRAAAAERKAHP, encoded by the coding sequence ATGAGCACCACCGCTCCCTCCGTGCTGGAGCTGCGCGGTGTCACCCGCAAGTTCGGCGGGCTGGTTGCGGTCAACGACCTTTCCATGACCGTTGCCGCCGGCAGTATTCACGGCCTGATCGGTCCCAACGGCGCCGGCAAGAGCACCGCTTTTGACCTGATCTCAGGCCTCACCCGCATCTCCGCCGGACATGTCCTGTTCTCCGGCGCCGACGTGACAGCCACTTCGCCGGAATACCGTGTCCGCCTCGGCCTCGCCCGCACCTTCCAGACCCCGCGCCTGTTCGAGCAGATGTCGGTGATCGAGACGGTGATGACCGGCACCCATATTCACGGGCGCATGGGCTTCCTCGGCAGCCTGTTCGCCGTGGGAGCCAAGGCGCGCGAGGAGGCCCAAACCCGCGCCAGCGCACAAGACCTGCTCACCCGCGTCGGTCTCGGTGACGACGGTGGCAAGCTGGTGACGGAGCTGTCCTATGGCCGGCGGCGACTGGTGGAGATCGCCCGCGCGCTCGCCACCCGCCCGCGCATCCTGCTGTTGGACGAGGTGACGTCGGGCCTCAACCCGTCGGAGACCGACGCGATCGGCGCGCTCATCCGCGCGCTGGCCGCCGAGGGCATGACCGTGGTCCTGGTGGAACACGACATGCGCTTCGTCATGGCCCTCTGCCAGACCATCACCGTGCTCAATTTCGGCTCGCAGATCGCGAACGGCCCGCCCCAGGCCGTCTCCAGGAATGCGGACGTCATCACCGCCTATCTCGGCCAGCCCAAGTCCGGAGGTCTCACCCGCGGGGAGATGCGCCGGGCTGCGGCCGCTGAACGGAAAGCTCACCCATGA